In Thiospirochaeta perfilievii, a single window of DNA contains:
- a CDS encoding tetratricopeptide repeat protein: MKKYAILLTIVLVTFSCSSKKVKELSNQVYETENNNESNRDERVQELTANIKKLEKDLDATLEKYQKIGNFHRALGVKMMHYKMYYKAYEHFSKAIEFYPNSEMLHYYRGIAASQFALSQDVESVKRDYLQRALNSHEYSIQLNPGFVKGLYALSILYIYEFDRPDDAKDLLDRLISISTREFDAMLLRALLYEKDGEYNEALDLYDSVLSQSKKDDHIVRATTHRDEVLSRLTSD; the protein is encoded by the coding sequence ATGAAAAAATATGCAATTTTATTAACTATTGTATTAGTAACATTTTCCTGTTCTAGTAAAAAAGTTAAAGAGTTATCTAACCAGGTGTATGAAACTGAGAATAATAATGAGTCTAATAGGGATGAGAGGGTTCAAGAGTTAACAGCTAATATTAAAAAACTTGAGAAAGATCTAGATGCTACCCTTGAGAAGTATCAAAAAATTGGGAACTTCCATAGGGCTTTAGGTGTTAAGATGATGCATTATAAAATGTATTATAAAGCCTATGAGCACTTTAGCAAGGCGATTGAGTTTTATCCTAATAGTGAGATGTTACACTACTATAGGGGTATTGCCGCTAGTCAGTTTGCACTTAGTCAGGATGTGGAAAGTGTTAAAAGAGATTATTTACAAAGAGCACTAAATAGCCATGAGTACTCAATTCAACTTAACCCCGGCTTTGTTAAAGGTTTATATGCCCTATCAATTTTATATATATATGAATTTGATAGACCAGATGATGCTAAGGATCTTTTAGATCGTCTAATAAGTATCTCTACTAGGGAGTTTGATGCCATGTTATTAAGAGCCCTGTTATATGAAAAAGATGGAGAGTATAATGAGGCCTTAGACCTATATGATAGTGTTTTAAGTCAATCAAAAAAGGATGACCACATTGTTAGGGCAACAACCCATAGGGATGAAGTTTTAAGTAGGTTAACTAGTGACTAG
- a CDS encoding tyrosine recombinase → MEKFRDYLTVEIRLQESSVETYMYEAMELNNYCIDRSLNPEKLQVDQIIDFLITRRETLLTARTLAKCHTAIKSYYNFLIIEGVRGDNPLDKIDTPRFKRHFPHVLAVEEVDRLLGVIDISSSAGLRDRALYELIYSCGLRVSEAVDLNKSNLFLAEGVLLVKGKGDKERLVPLGDVAIYWIRKYLDESRPHLSNSHRNEALFLNSRGERLTRKGMWKNFKTICAKSGVEGKLHSLRHSFATHLLIGGADLRSVQELLGHSDIGTTQIYTHLSSNELEKAFNTYHPEGV, encoded by the coding sequence ATGGAGAAATTTAGAGACTACCTTACAGTTGAGATTCGTCTACAAGAGAGTTCTGTTGAAACCTATATGTATGAGGCTATGGAACTTAATAACTACTGTATTGATAGGTCTTTAAATCCAGAAAAACTACAGGTTGATCAAATTATTGATTTTTTAATAACAAGGAGAGAGACTCTTTTAACAGCTAGAACACTTGCAAAATGCCATACAGCTATAAAGTCTTATTATAACTTCCTTATAATTGAGGGTGTACGAGGGGATAATCCCCTAGATAAGATTGATACTCCCAGGTTTAAAAGGCATTTCCCCCATGTTTTAGCAGTAGAAGAGGTTGATCGACTTTTAGGTGTTATTGATATAAGCAGCAGTGCAGGATTAAGGGATAGGGCACTCTATGAATTAATTTACTCCTGTGGGTTACGGGTAAGTGAGGCTGTAGATCTTAATAAAAGTAATCTATTCTTAGCTGAAGGTGTGCTGCTTGTTAAGGGTAAAGGAGATAAGGAGAGGTTAGTACCCCTTGGGGATGTGGCTATCTACTGGATTAGAAAATACTTAGATGAGTCTAGACCTCACCTTTCAAATAGTCATAGAAACGAGGCTCTATTTCTTAACAGTAGAGGTGAGCGTTTAACTAGAAAGGGTATGTGGAAAAACTTTAAAACAATCTGCGCAAAGTCTGGTGTAGAAGGAAAGCTTCACTCTTTAAGACACTCCTTTGCAACTCACCTCCTAATTGGTGGTGCTGATTTAAGATCTGTACAGGAACTTTTAGGTCATAGTGATATTGGAACAACCCAAATATATACCCATTTAAGTAGTAATGAGCTTGAAAAAGCCTTTAATACCTACCATCCGGAGGGAGTATGA
- the ftsZ gene encoding cell division protein FtsZ, protein MDIEYINDEPMVVGTIIKVIGVGGGGSNAVNRMISEGVKGVDFIAVNTDQQALNMSLASIKLAIGSKLTGGLGAGGKPEVGKNAAEEDRETLTNMLRGSKMVFITAGMGGGTGTGAAPVIASIAKELDILTVAVVTKPFAFEREKKMSYAENGINNLKSIVDTVITIPNENLFNVVDKNASIKEAFLMADDVLRMGVQGISDLITTPGIINIDFADVESTMKGKGDALMGIGEGFGDNRAIDAATSAIKNPLLENESTIDGATGLLVNIRCDESLTITEYKEINEIITSTVDDRVEIKSGTVVDETMNGKIIVTVVATGFRGDHTYKDEILEITSHNKTPKAKTEKAKSKSSILTQNFSISQDFDVPTILRERQRIN, encoded by the coding sequence ATGGATATTGAGTATATTAATGATGAACCAATGGTTGTAGGCACAATTATTAAGGTTATTGGTGTAGGTGGAGGTGGAAGTAACGCTGTAAACCGTATGATATCAGAGGGTGTTAAAGGTGTAGATTTTATTGCTGTTAATACAGATCAACAAGCCCTAAATATGTCTTTAGCCAGTATTAAACTAGCTATAGGATCAAAGTTAACCGGAGGATTAGGTGCCGGTGGTAAACCTGAGGTTGGAAAAAATGCAGCAGAAGAGGATCGGGAGACTTTAACAAATATGTTAAGGGGCTCTAAAATGGTCTTTATAACTGCTGGTATGGGCGGTGGTACAGGAACTGGAGCAGCCCCTGTTATAGCTTCTATTGCAAAGGAGTTAGATATTTTAACAGTTGCAGTAGTTACAAAACCCTTCGCTTTTGAAAGGGAAAAAAAGATGTCCTATGCAGAAAATGGTATTAATAACTTAAAGAGTATCGTTGATACTGTTATCACTATTCCGAATGAAAATTTATTTAATGTTGTTGATAAAAATGCATCAATAAAAGAGGCTTTTTTAATGGCTGATGATGTATTAAGAATGGGTGTACAAGGAATATCCGATCTTATTACTACTCCTGGTATAATTAATATCGATTTTGCTGATGTTGAGAGTACTATGAAGGGAAAGGGTGATGCATTAATGGGCATTGGTGAAGGTTTTGGTGATAACAGAGCAATTGATGCTGCTACTAGTGCTATAAAAAACCCTCTATTAGAGAATGAATCAACTATTGATGGTGCAACAGGTCTTTTAGTAAATATTAGATGTGATGAATCCCTTACAATAACTGAGTATAAAGAGATTAATGAGATAATTACATCCACTGTTGATGATAGAGTCGAGATAAAATCTGGAACCGTTGTTGATGAAACTATGAATGGAAAGATTATTGTAACTGTTGTTGCAACTGGATTTAGAGGAGATCATACATATAAAGATGAAATCCTTGAGATAACATCTCATAATAAGACTCCTAAAGCAAAAACCGAAAAGGCTAAGAGTAAAAGTAGCATCTTAACACAAAACTTCTCTATTAGTCAGGATTTTGATGTTCCAACTATATTAAGAGAGAGACAGAGGATTAATTAG
- the ftsA gene encoding cell division protein FtsA yields MDDLVVSLDIGSTTIRVVIAEYNTSGKLHIVGWGSAPSKGVRVGVITNMEEAIKAVSSAISAAEQMAGRTVTHLYTGIAGGSIECYNSKGVVAVTDRGKEITTHDVDRVLEAAKALVIPLDRQILHVIPQEYTIDGQSGIYDPVNMIGVRLEAEVHIITCSLTSTDNIVKCVNRGNYYVNEIVLESLAVSECVLTRDEKELGVLLIDIGGGTTDVLLHYGGAPYYTNVVPMGGDIFTNDISKVLNTPILSAENIKLREGCCVASYVDSESEIIIPGIAGRPPLTVTKTYLAEIIEARACEMFNIIGTELRRKGFGDKYPGGVVLTGGSSLLPGIADLATEILGVQTRIGLPQGVSGLTEELRHPGFSTAVGLVSFIGKKNKNTVIKRKDLDSSGPKKENLFKRVFKHFI; encoded by the coding sequence TTGGATGATTTAGTAGTTAGTTTAGATATTGGTTCAACAACAATTAGGGTTGTTATTGCTGAGTATAATACCTCTGGTAAACTTCATATTGTTGGTTGGGGCAGTGCTCCGTCAAAGGGTGTTAGAGTTGGTGTAATTACAAACATGGAAGAGGCTATAAAAGCTGTTTCCAGTGCTATATCCGCTGCAGAACAGATGGCTGGTAGAACTGTTACTCATCTTTATACTGGAATTGCAGGGGGTAGTATTGAGTGTTATAACTCTAAGGGAGTTGTAGCTGTTACAGACCGGGGAAAAGAGATAACTACCCACGACGTTGATAGGGTTTTAGAAGCAGCTAAAGCACTGGTTATACCTCTAGATAGGCAAATCCTACATGTTATTCCCCAGGAGTATACAATAGATGGGCAGAGTGGAATTTATGATCCTGTAAATATGATAGGTGTTAGACTTGAGGCTGAGGTTCACATTATAACCTGCTCTTTAACATCCACAGATAATATTGTTAAGTGTGTAAACAGAGGAAACTACTACGTTAATGAGATAGTTTTAGAGTCATTAGCTGTAAGTGAATGTGTCCTTACAAGGGACGAGAAGGAGTTAGGTGTTCTACTAATTGATATTGGCGGTGGAACTACAGACGTCTTACTACACTATGGAGGAGCTCCTTATTATACAAATGTTGTACCTATGGGAGGAGATATTTTTACAAATGATATCTCTAAGGTTTTAAATACACCAATCCTATCTGCAGAAAATATTAAGTTAAGAGAGGGGTGTTGTGTTGCTAGTTACGTTGATTCCGAATCGGAGATAATAATTCCAGGAATAGCTGGAAGACCTCCATTAACTGTAACTAAGACATATTTAGCTGAGATTATTGAAGCTAGAGCATGTGAGATGTTTAATATAATTGGTACTGAGCTTAGAAGAAAGGGTTTTGGTGATAAGTATCCTGGTGGAGTTGTTTTAACTGGTGGATCTTCACTTCTACCAGGGATTGCTGATTTGGCTACAGAGATTCTAGGTGTACAAACAAGAATAGGTCTACCCCAAGGGGTATCCGGATTAACCGAGGAGTTACGACATCCTGGGTTTTCAACAGCAGTAGGTTTAGTATCTTTTATTGGGAAAAAAAATAAGAATACTGTAATTAAAAGAAAAGATTTGGACTCTAGTGGTCCTAAAAAAGAGAATTTATTTAAAAGAGTTTTTAAACACTTCATTTAA
- a CDS encoding cell division protein FtsQ/DivIB: protein MNSRIIINSIYTLLTILIIISIFGFFVLPFFTIKEIKLDSSISFSNNIENIAGLNSSSSFLFIKPDIIEKRILKEPLVRKVYVEKSFPDTLNITVFGRKALAIAYVDQGGISIPICFDENGVVFQIGNEIEDINLPVLSGDLDFGKVSTGGELPKVLVPLLKSLKDIRGSVPEYYSSISEIIVTKRGEKTFDLVLHFIFSPIKAVVRDVLTASELKNIIVVISLLERESVSVDQVDFREDEIVYREKE, encoded by the coding sequence ATGAATTCTAGAATAATTATAAACTCTATATATACTCTATTAACTATATTGATCATAATATCAATTTTTGGTTTCTTTGTTCTGCCTTTTTTTACTATTAAGGAGATAAAGTTAGACTCATCCATAAGTTTCTCCAATAATATTGAGAATATTGCAGGGCTTAATAGTTCTAGTTCTTTCCTATTTATTAAGCCAGATATAATTGAAAAAAGAATATTAAAAGAGCCTTTAGTTCGAAAAGTATATGTAGAAAAATCCTTTCCTGATACTCTGAATATAACTGTATTTGGTAGGAAGGCATTAGCTATTGCTTATGTGGATCAGGGTGGTATCTCCATTCCTATCTGCTTTGATGAAAATGGTGTTGTTTTTCAAATAGGTAATGAGATAGAGGATATTAATCTTCCTGTATTAAGTGGGGATTTAGATTTTGGAAAGGTTTCCACAGGTGGGGAACTTCCTAAGGTTTTAGTTCCATTATTAAAGTCCCTAAAGGATATTAGAGGCAGTGTTCCAGAGTATTACTCCTCTATTAGTGAAATTATTGTTACAAAAAGGGGTGAAAAAACATTTGATCTTGTTTTACATTTTATTTTTTCACCTATAAAAGCTGTAGTTAGAGATGTTTTAACAGCATCAGAATTAAAGAATATTATAGTTGTTATTTCCCTGTTAGAGAGGGAGTCTGTCTCTGTTGATCAGGTTGATTTTAGAGAAGATGAAATTGTTTATAGGGAAAAGGAGTAG
- the ftsW gene encoding putative lipid II flippase FtsW, translating to MANNIKNQFTFESISSKKSVDLHLIMIVILLAGIGAVSLFSASWYFSLKVDRGPYYFFYRHLQFLGLGVILAILITFINIDFFEKFASLILLISLILNLLVFIPGLGRTISGGTRWFEIAGIKFQPSELVKITLTIYLARMFDKKRGMINDMSRTILPALIVVGFSSWIIIIQNDFSTSFFVFSLSLILLFLSGVKIRFIGIISGFCLLVASLVIMVQPYRIRRILSWLSPEKDPLASGYQVLTSLKALYQGGFSGKGLGAGNIKLGPLPQAHSDFVFTVVGEEAGLIGVFAIITLFVIFFLKGISIAKRQDSSFKVLVGAGFSCAIFFQAMLNMGVVSGLLPPTGIPLPFFSQGGTSILVTMIMVGFLFNLSRFEDVEVEDEF from the coding sequence ATGGCAAATAATATAAAAAATCAGTTTACATTTGAATCTATCTCATCTAAGAAGTCCGTAGACTTACACCTAATAATGATCGTTATCTTATTAGCTGGAATTGGTGCTGTATCTCTATTTTCTGCTTCTTGGTATTTTAGTCTAAAGGTAGATAGGGGACCATACTACTTTTTTTATAGGCACCTACAATTTTTAGGTTTAGGTGTTATATTAGCTATTTTGATTACATTTATTAATATTGATTTTTTTGAGAAGTTTGCATCCCTTATTCTCCTGATCTCTTTAATATTAAATCTATTGGTTTTTATACCTGGTCTAGGTAGAACAATATCTGGAGGGACTAGGTGGTTTGAAATTGCGGGTATAAAATTTCAACCATCTGAGTTGGTAAAAATAACCCTAACTATCTATCTTGCTAGAATGTTTGATAAAAAGAGGGGTATGATAAATGATATGTCTAGGACAATTTTACCAGCCCTTATTGTTGTTGGTTTCTCATCCTGGATAATTATTATTCAGAATGACTTCTCTACAAGCTTTTTTGTTTTCTCTCTATCACTGATTCTACTGTTTTTATCAGGGGTTAAAATCCGTTTTATTGGTATTATATCGGGATTCTGTCTACTTGTTGCCTCATTAGTTATTATGGTCCAGCCCTACAGAATTCGTAGGATCCTCTCATGGTTAAGTCCTGAGAAAGATCCCTTAGCTAGTGGATATCAGGTTTTAACATCATTAAAGGCTCTATATCAAGGTGGTTTTTCCGGGAAGGGATTAGGAGCTGGAAATATAAAACTAGGACCATTACCCCAGGCTCATTCTGATTTTGTTTTTACAGTTGTAGGTGAGGAAGCGGGTTTAATTGGAGTTTTTGCTATAATAACCCTTTTTGTTATTTTCTTTTTAAAGGGTATTTCAATCGCCAAGAGGCAAGACTCTAGCTTTAAGGTTTTAGTGGGAGCAGGTTTTAGTTGTGCCATATTTTTCCAAGCAATGTTAAATATGGGTGTTGTTTCAGGACTTCTTCCACCAACAGGTATTCCTCTTCCATTTTTCTCCCAGGGTGGTACTTCAATTTTAGTTACTATGATAATGGTTGGTTTTCTATTTAATCTCTCTAGGTTTGAGGATGTTGAGGTAGAAGATGAATTCTAG